Below is a genomic region from Ancylomarina subtilis.
GGGATTCGTGAAACTCCATCGGACTAAGATGTTTCCCAACATTGGTCACATCAAAACTCCCATCATCCAAACCATCAGCAACAATCTTTGGACGAACTTTAATAATCAATTTAAAAAAGGACTTCCCATCATCTTCTACGGCCCATTTTATCGGCATATCTTTCAATTCGACACGTGCATTCAAAGCCGCGATAAACGCGTCTAAATGATGCTCAGGAACACTCATTTGTGCATTTATTCCCTCACGGGCAATATAAATTCGTCCCAGACAATCCAGTTTATCCCATTCAAGAAACAAAGCATCTCTAAAGGCCTGAGGATCCTCAAGAATAACATAACGATAAAACGAGAGTGTGGTGCGCTTAAAACTCTCAGCATGAAGTTTCTTTAGCGCTTCATCCTTGCTTAATTTATTGTGGAGTTGCATTTTATTTTTATTTAGAATAATTTAAAATGCAAAAATAATGGATTTGAAAAGAGTTGCAAAGATTTGACCAATAAATCAGACGTCGAAGTATTTTATTGTATCGAATGCAAAAAAAATAGCCTCCCATTTCTGGAAGGCTATTGGTTTTATTTATCGTGGCTAGCTTACAAAGCAGCTAAGTCGTTGATAATTTTGTTAAGAGTTGCTGATGGACGCATAGCCTCGTTTGCTAATTTGTCACATGGCATAAAGTAACCTCCAATATTCATTGGTTGTCCTTGTACTGAGTTTAACTCCTCAATAATCTGAGCTTCGTTTTCAGCAAGTTCCTTCGCAACCTTAGCAAATCGTGTCTGTAATTCTGTATTCTTAGTTTGCGCTGCAAGAGCTTCAGCCCAATACATTGCTAAGTAGAAATGAGAACCACGGTTATCCAACTCATTCACTTTACGAGAAGGTGATTTGCTCTCTGCTAAGAATTTAGTTACACCTGCATCAAGAGTTTCAGCAAATAACTGAGCATCTTCATTACCTGTAGTTTGTGCTAAATGCTCTAAAGAAACACCTAAAGCAAGGAATTCACCCAAAGAATCCCAACGTAAGTGATTCTCCTTTTCGAACTGCTGAACGTGCTTAGGAGCTGATCCACCCGCACCCGTTTCGAATAAGCCACCACCATTCATCAATGGAACGATAGATAACATCTTGGAAGAAGTACCCAACTCGATAATTGGGAAAAGGTCAGTTAGGTAGTCACGCAATACGTTACCAGTTACTGAAATCGTATCTTCACCTTTACGGATTCTTTCCAAAGAGAAAGCAATTGCATCATCCGGGCTCATAATACGAATATCCAAACCTGTTGTATCGTGATCAGCCAGGTAAGTGTTTACTTTAGAAATCAACTGAGCATCGTGAGCTCTGTTTTCGTCTAACCAGAAAATTGCCGGAGTTTGAGTTGCTTTAGCTCTGTTTACAGCTAGTTTAACCCAATCCTGAATAGGAGCATCTTTAACCTGACACATTCTGAAGATATCACCTTCTTCAACAGCCTGCTCCATTACAACAGTACCATCAAACTCAACAACGCGAATAACACCTTCGCCCTGAGCCATGAAAGTTTTGTCATGAGAACCATACTCTTCAGCTTTCTGAGCCATCAAACCAACGTTTGATACAGATCCCATAGTCGCTACATCATATGCTCCATTCTTCTTACAGTCATCGAAACAAACCTGATACATGGTTGCATAACAACGGTCTGGAATCAATGCTTTTGTATCTTGTAATTCTCCAGCTGGGTTCCACATTTTACCACCATCACGAACAACGACCGGCATTGAAGCATCAATGATTACGTTGTTAGGAACATGTAAGTTCGTAATTCCCTTGTCCGAATCAACCATCGCGATATCCGGACGAGTTGAGTAAACGGCCATAATATCCGCTTCGATCTCAGCTCTCTTAGCTTCTGGAAGATTTTGAATTTTATTATAAAGATCGCCTAAACCATTATTGAAGTTTACACCCAACTCTTTAATGGTATCAGCATGCTTTTCAATAGCATCTGCATAGAATACCTCAACTGCATGCTTAAACATTACAGGGTCAGAGATCTTCATCATTGTTGCTTTAAGGTGAAGTGACCATAGCAAGCCTTCTTCCTTTGCAGCTTCAATTTCTTTTGCATAGAAAGCACGTAAAGCTTTCACATTCATCACTGATGAATCGATTACTTCGCCTTCCAATAAAGCTTGCTTCTCTTTTAATACAGTAACAGCGCCATTATTATCTACATACTCGATTCTTACATCAGTCGCCTTAGGCATTGTCACCGACTTTTCACTTCCGTAGAAATCTTTCTCAGTCATGTGAGCAACGTGTGCCTTAGAATCAGCAGACCATTTACCCATACGATGTGGGTTGTTTTGAGCATATTTCTTAACAGAAGCAGCTGAACGACGATCAGAGTTACCTTCACGTAAAACAGGGTTAACTGCTGAACCAAGCACTTTAGCAAAACGAGCTTGTAATGCTTTGTCTTCTTCTGTAATTGCTTCCTCAGGATAGTTAGGTAAATTGTAACCTTTTGCTTGTAACTCTGCAATTGCAGCCTTAAGCTGAGGAATTGATGCACTGATATTTGGCAACTTAATAATGTTAGCCTCTGGAGTCTTTGCTAGCTTACCTAATTCAGATAGGTTATCAGGAATTTTTTGATCTTCAGTCAAATTTTCCGGAAAGTTAGCGATAATTCTCCCAGCAAGAGAAATATCTTTGGTCTCAACTTCGATACCTGACGCCTCAACGAATGCCTTAATTATTGGCAATAGTGAATACGTTGCAAGGGCCGGTGCTTCATCAATCTTTGTATAGATGATTTTTGATGTTGTTGCCATGTCAGTTGGTGTTTTGTGTAATTTTTAATTAAAAAATAAACTTGATTGTGTGTTTTCATCGTGAATTAAACAACGTTCAATTCGAGGGTAAACATATGTATTTTTTTTATTTCAGAATATAAAAGTGCATATTTTTTAACGATTTTTTTCTCTAATGATAAAGGTCATTAAATCAAGATTATAGTCCGTGAAAAGTCTGAAATTTCATGTGATTTTTAGTCCTTTTTAGGGCAAAAAAGCCTTAACTATTCAAAATCGAGGGAAAATTTCTGCTTCAGCTGTTCCAAAACCGGATTTTTCTCACACAAATATTTGAATTTATCCGTGTCGGTATACAGTCTTTTTTTCGTTGCGGTCTCTATCACCTCCGTAATAAAATTAATGGTCGAATTTTGTAATTCTCTTTTCAGATAATTGACCATTTCATTCTTAACGGCTAAAATATCGTCTTCTTGAATTTGATTACTCACCTTAACAACCAACTGCCCATCTTTCCTTATTTCAGCTTCACAATTAGCTACTGCTAAACGAATTCGTTCACTTTTGCCTCTTATGATTGTATATTCTTTCAGTTTTTCAACAACGCTTTTAGCTGTATAGGGCTGGTTTTGGCTTCCACTGTAAGTCGCAGCAGATTCCTTTGATTTTAATTCTTGTTTGGGTGAAGCTGCAGGTCTACTGGCAATACCTCGGCTCATAGCCGCTTTTATTGATATGGATGAAGGACTTGTTCCTGGCGAAGAGGACACTCTTTGTTGAGCCTGTGCAGAAGCAGGTGGAGTGGTTCGCTGTGCTTCTTGCTGAGGATGAACAGGAGCCTTATCTTTGGCTCCTGATGCTTTGGGAGCTGAGGCGCGTCCCTCAACTCGTATTTTCAATAATCGTCGGAAGTTTTTCTTCAGACTAGCGCCTTTTTTTTTTGATTCAATTATCTGGGACAATTGAATTAGGGTAAGCTCGATAAGTAAGCGTTGATTTTGACTGCTTTTATAATGTATGTCACATTCGTTAAGAATACCCAGAGCATCGTATAAGAAATCAACCTCACATTTTTGGGATTGTTGGGTGTATTTTTCTTTAACGCTATCACTGACCTCCAGCAATTGCAAAGTTGCTGCATCTTTCCCCACCAGTATATCTCTTATATGAGAACTCAAACCTGCAACAAAATGATGACCATCGAATCCTTTTTCTACAATTTCATTAAAGAGAATTAAAACATCGGTAACTTTTCCCTCTAAAAAGGCATCCACCATTCTAAAGTAATAGTCATAGTCTAAAACGTTTAGATTCTGAATCACATTTTCGAATGTAATGGTCTTACCTGAGAAACTCACAATCTGATCGAAGATTGATAAAGCGTCGCGCATAGCACCATCCGCCTTTTGCGCAATCACATTTAAGGCTTCCTCTGCAATACTAATGTTTTCAGTTTCTGCAATATGCTTCAAATGACTCACCGCATCACCAACCTTTATGCGACTAAAGTCGAATATCTGACAACGCGACAAAATGGTTGGGATGATTTTATGTTTTTCAGTTGTTGCCAATACAAAAATGGCATGTGCAGGTGGCTCCTCTAAAGTTTTTAGAAAAGCGTTAAAGGCCTGCTGCGATAGCATATGAACCTCGTCGATAATATAAACACTGTATTTCCCAATTTGGGGTGGGATACGCACCTGATCAATCAGGGTTCTGATATCATCTACTGAATTATTCGATGCCGCATCCAGTTCATGTATATTATAAGAACGATTCTCGTTAAAGGCCATACACGACTCACAGGTATTGCAAGCTTCAAAATCAGAACTCACATTGGAGCAATTGATGGTTTTGGCAAAAATTCGCGCACAGGAAGTCTTCCCTACCCCACGCGGACCACAAAACAAGTAGGCATGAGCCAAATGATTGTTTTTTATGGCATTTTTTAGGGTTGTGGTAATAGACTGCTGACCAACGACAGTTTGAAAGCTGGATGGGCGATATTTGCGAGCCGAAACGATAAAATTCTCCATACTGAGGTATAAACGAAACGATTAGTTCTTATTCTTACTTTTTCAAGGAATTCAAAGATAAACAATCATCCTAAAAAAGCGATGATTTGAGAATAAATTGTTTTCAAATAAAACAAAAATACGAGCCAACACCTCTTTTCAAATTTAATTATCAATATGATTGTTTTATCATTAAAATTCTTCATATTCATTTAACATTTAAAGTTTTCCATCATTTTATAAACACCTAGTGTTATGCAAAAAATAATAAAATTACCATTCACGATTGGATGACTTAAATTAAGAAATGGAAGGAAGCGTTTGTTTTTATTAATTCGCATCAGGGCGTGGAGATTTCTTACAATTTTGTTGAGATCATTCCTGACGAAAACAACCCTTTTTACAAGGCTGAGAAGTTGAGAGACACGTTTGGGGACGTTATTGTTTCTAAACATACTTCAAAGGAATTAACGCACTACTTTTTCGATCAGTACAAAGAGCAGCTAAGTGGCCTTTCTTCAGAATTCGATGCCGTATTCGCCCCAAATCTGGATTTTCTAACACGATTTTGGAAGCATGATATCTATTTCAGTGAAACAGAATAGAGCGAATCCTGTTCTGTCATGTTTTTTTACTTACAATTCGCCCCTTTAGACCGAAAAGCTTTCGGAATAAGGGGCATTTTTCATTTTATCTTATTACGGTAAATTATTCTCATTCATAAAATTTATCCTTCATCCATTTTGAAGGATTGTTTTTGATGTAATCTCTTATTCGATATAAGGATTCATCATTCCGTATAATATGATCGTGATAACGTGATTGCCATGCAAAATCGGCATTTATTATTCGGGCGTTTTTGGTGACACCAATTTTAAACCCACGAATTATTGATGCCAGGTTTTTGGATTGTGGCCCAAATTTATTTCGTGATTCGGATGGTAGAGACGCAAAATTTTGCGTCTCTACATAACGTTCATCATTGGGTTTGTTGATTATAACAATACCATGTACATGGTTTGGCATCACAACGAATGAATCCAATTCGACAAATGGAAAATGTTTGGGGATTTCTGACCAATATTTGTTTGCCAAATGTCCAATTTCAGATAATTGCATTCTGCCATTTATAATATCACCAAAATAATGTTCGCGACCATGGGTACAGATCGTTACAAAATACGCCGCATTCCATCCATAATCCCACTGAGGCAAACGGGCAGATGCAATACGGTATTTATTTTGATATTTCTCTGTCATTATAAATTGACTTTTTCATGACTAGCCATAGGGTGAAAACAAAGTGGAGCTCAACGAATCTTAATTCGTGAATCGATTGGTAACATGCCTTGTTTTATGGGCTATCCCAATATTATACCCATAATAAAGCGTAATCAAAACAAGATCGACATCCTTATATTCGGGCACTTCTTCCGCAATGATATCATGAAATGTTGCAAAATATTTTGAATCGACATCCGATGCCTCCTGCATATCATCAATTCTAACCAACACTTCTATAGATGAGTAAGTATTCACAGGAGAATCAGTCATATAATGGCTTGTAACACTGGATTGGATTTTATTAACACCAATCACGCCTGCCTCCTGCTCAATTTTATCTTTCGCAGCAAGCAAAGGACTCAAATTTGTCGACTGAAAGGTTTGATAAAATCCCATTCCAAGCCCTAACAGAGCAAGAACACCCAAAGGAATTAATTTTAGCGAGCTTCTATCCTTACGCTCATCAATCTCAAAATCGGAGACGGATTGATTGATTACAACACTGGGAATTAATAAATCGTGTAAACATCGTCTCGACTTATTTACGATGACCAAATAGATGCTTGCAAGCATTAATAAAGAAACGAGACTCATAATAACAATCATGCCTTTTCCACTGGCAAGCAGTTCAACATTCATGATTGGGAAAACAAGAATGAATGCGCGTAATAATGATTTATTGAAACTTAAATATTGACCATTTAGATCGGTCACCTTTGAGCTTATCGCCATTTTTCCCAAAGATTGACCACCCCCTAGTTTAGATTGACAGATAGAAAAATAAATAATGACTATAGCCGTACCGATTAATGTACCATACTTACCCAGTGAGACGAAAAAATCTTCGAAAAATAAGCCCAAAACAAAACCAAAGATGCCAAGCACTATATAGTCGATCAGTAGAGCTACGGCTCTCTTTAAAATTGATGGTCTTAACTGTTTATTCATTTCTGTTTTATTCATATTAAACTTTACACATTACTTTTAACTACTGTAAGCTATTATCCTTTTTACTTACCGCACGATGAAATTGTACATCAACAGGCTTTCTGCCTTTGCAGAGCACTAGCTACAAGCTCCCGCTAGCGGGGGTTTTAACTATTGTTTTTCAACACCTTACACTCTTAACTTAATGACATTGAGCTCGCGCTAGCGGAGGCATGCTCTTTAAGCAAATTTGGATGTACGGAAGGTATGAGCGTTTGCTTAATGTGCATGACCTATTTCTTTGTAAAATCTGAATAAATAGTAATTGATTTAGTATCTTTATATGAAGGATCTAACTTCTTGTCTTGATGAATTCCAAATTCTCCATATTTAGCAATGAATTTATTCCAGATTAAATCATGATTATTTTCCTTAAGATATTTATCAAGTACTGTTCGTTCTATAAAAAGGAATTCAGAATTATTTGTTTTATAATACTTTGTGACAGGCTTTTCATTTTTGTCAATATGAGATAATTCTTCAATTTTAAAATCTAATTCCATTTTTTTTGCAATCATAGAATCCAGAAATACGAAATTCGGATTTTGATATCTGTCGCTAGTCCACGAAGACCAAGAATAGGAATTTACTAAGGGATAATACTCAGAATCTAATATATTTGATTCTTCATGATTAGATTCTTTAATGCTTCCGAACATATCATCAAATCCATCCTCATCTTCTTCATCTAAATATTCAATCTCTTCTTCGCATTCAACAAGATTTCTCCAAGGAATTTCACCTCCAAACATTTGACTTTGTCCCTCTGATCTATGAATATATCTTGATTGAAATGTTTCAAGAATTTCTTTTTTGAATTCTGAATTAAACCCATATGTACTAATGCTAATTGTAATATAAGTGTTATTTTCTTCGTTTTTTTGATTCATTGATGCGTAAAGGAGAACCATTTCATTTTTCTCGAAAAAAGGAATGTTTATATATTCTTCTTTTAATAACTCCGAAGCATCTTCGAGAATCCAATTCTGAATATTTTCATTATATGCTGGCAAAAAGCAATCATTTATAATTTGTATTTTACTAGTAACTGAGGGAAATGTGGGATCATAGAAAATATATGAAAAACGAAGTGCGTCTTTGTATTCAGGTTTGATTTGATTATTTAGTAAGAGAAAACCTGCTAACTCTAAATAAGCAGTATAAAGATATTTTTCATCATATTTCGTTACTTGCTCAGAAACTTCTTCTCTACGATATTTATTGTCTTCTGCTATTTTTGCTTCTATGGAAGAGTACAAATCCTTGGTATAACCATTCTGTTTGATTCTCTCATATATAAAACTAATAATTTCAGCTCTTGAATATTTACTTATGCTGCCATAGGAATGTTTTGAAAGAGATACAATTTGAAATTTTATAAAGTCATAATCCATCATCTCATAAGACCAAAAGAAGTCATCTCCTTCATTTTTCTTGATTAGTTCTTTGTTCAGAACCCAAACTTCGTCTTTATTTCTATATATAACATTATTATCATACTCTATTCCAAAATATGATAAACCAAATTCAAATATCGTTTGAATATAGTCCAATATTGCAATATGATTTGTAGTATTTTTTATTAGAAAATCCTCTTGTAAAAAGTGTTTAACTGTTTCAGTAAAATCTCTGTTTTTTAATCTAAGAACAACACCTGTTAACGCACAAATAAGGGATTCAAGAATAAAGCTATCATTTACAATAATAAAACGTTTAGCTAGCTTTATTATATTATCAGGATATATCAGACCCAATTGCATTAATGCTTTTGTAGCTTCATTTCGTAATAATTTATCTGAACTACCTGTTAAAAGCAAAACGAAAAGTAAAACATTGTCTTTGGAGTGTCCAGTGTCTTTAATGTTTTTTACTATCCATTTTAATTTTGATTGTAACTTATAAGAATCCTTTCTTATGAGCTCATTCCAAAATATATCAACCTCATACTGATTAAGTTTTAAGAAAATTGTTGTTATAATGTCAAAGGAGTTGAAAGTATTTCTTTGGACAACATCATCATATAGTTTCTGAAATAAACTATTATATGATTCAGATCCTAAGTTAATGCTTTCAATAAACCTAACAAACTTATCTTTATCAGCTTGTGTAGATGAAAGCAATTCGATATTCCCAATACTTTCTAAAATAATTGATTCCTCAGTAATCACTTCATAAATCTGCTTATTCGTTTTTAATGGAAGCAGATAAGAAATTGATTTTAAAATATCTTCATGTAAAGGATGTCGCTTTGTTTTATCATCACAAAATAGTTTCTCTTTTGCCTCTAGAGATTGTAATTTTTCAATTATTAAAGGAATAGATTTATTATTAAAAAAGACTGATTTAGCTATTTGATACCCTCCAACTAGATCATAAGTAAATTGAATCAATTCATCCTCATTATTTAAATCACGTTGAAAACAGAGTCCTTCATCAATTAAATTAAATGACAACTCTTCTTCAAAAAGAGGATAAAAATCAGAGAATTGAATTTCTCTCTTATTGTTATTCCAAAGTAATTGACCAATTTCCTGCAACCCCTTTTCTAATTTTGATTTTCGTATTGCATTAACGGCGCGTTCTTTTTTTGATATTTTTTTAATCAAATCAAGAATATAGCTTTCTATGCTTTCAATAATAGAATATAGGTTTATATCCAAGCTAACCTTTCCTTTGTTTACATCACAAAATATTTTTAGCCTTAGAGGATTTTCAAATAAAGTAATATCATAAGGCTTTGAACTTGGTTTAATAGCGTATTTCTCGAAATACTTTTCAACAGCATTATAAATATTCTTATCCGTAAAACCCTTTAAATAGACAAAGTTTTCAACTTCTTTATACGATTCTTTATCAAATATTTGCTGTATATATTCTCTTTTTTCCCTGCATGTTGTAATTAAGATAATGTTAGAAAACTTTCTTACATCGTTGATAATTGAATATAACTCATTATACCATATTTCACCCGCTGATGGATAACTTTCATTTAGACCATCAATAATAATGGGAACTTTACAATTATATGTTTCTCCCAATATATCTATTGCTCCAAGGAAGTCTTTAAATGAATAAGATCCTTCCAAATCAAGTAGCTGAATTATCCTTTGTTTAGGAGTTATCGAGTTACGGAATGAGCTACCTAATAAAAGCAGAGTAGGGTGTTCATGTTTTAGAAGGTTGTAACTGATTGAACATGCAAAGTGTGTTTTGCCATACCCTGCAGCTCCAAAAACATGAGCGTCATTAGAGAGTATTCTTACAACAGTTTTCAGCAGTGAATTGTCTTTTTTACTACCAATTAATAAATCAGAAATGTTATTCACGCTTTGAATCATAAATTCCACCCAATCTATATCTTGATAGTTTATTTTATTCTTATCTGATTTTTTGAATATTTCCTTTAAATGTATATTAAGTTGTTTTCTTTCAGATTCACTATTTTGAATAAAACTATCTATTGCTGTTTTACTTTGCTTTGCAAAATCGTAGACATCAGGAGAATCGGCATTAATAGCATTAACTTCATTTATTAAAACAAGGTGTTTTGAATAGTAATTTCTTGTCAAGTTGACAACTTCACTAGATAAATCACGGAATTCATCAGTTTTAATCCTATAATCCCTATTAATATCATCTATAACATCGTCTAGGAGTTTTATGTAAATATTAACATCTGCTCTAGCTTTATCAGGATAAATAGAATTAAGCAGATTTAATTCCCCCTCTTCTTTGATATGCAGATCAACATCAAATTTTCTTTCCAACTGTTTTAGATTAGTTCTTGTCAAGTTGGTTAAAAAATCCTTGCTAATAAGTTTAGTGTTAAAATATAAATTGAAAATTGAACTAAATCCCTCAGGATTGGAATGAAAAATTGATTCAAATATGTCTTTATGCCAATGAGATATGGAAATGTCATTTTTTATTGATTTTACATCTTCTAGAAATGAATCCCAAGAAGGTTTTGATTTTGTTTTTGTGTTAGAGAACTTACCTGGTGTGCATACAATCCAATGAGTTAGTTTCTCTTTATATTCTAATGTTTTTTCTAATCCCTTTACTAATTCATTTCTATGCTTAGAATCTAATGGTGAATTATCTTCATCTTTTTTGTTTAACCAGAATTTTGCCTGCCATCCGATTATGTCTCCAGCTTTTGCGTCTAATTCATCACAGTCTTTAGTCAATTGTAAATAGAATTCAGAGCCTGGAGTATTATAGTAAGATTCAAAAACTCCATAGCCTTTATATTTTTTTGTTGCTATTTGGAAACAAAAAGACTCAAAACTTAATTCCTTGGAAGAACTATTTTGTTCTAGCTGATGCCACGATATATCCTTCATATTAATTTTTATAACACGTTGTTATTTCAGGAAAATATGGACAACTTCCTTTACAGTTAATTTTAGCATTGCATTCCTGATTGCAAGTATTTGTAATGCGAGTTCTGAAGTTATCAAACTTATTATTCCATATGGTATAAAAGTCAAATTCCTTAAGACTATAACTATCCCTATTGTTTGAAAATGAACAAGGTGAAACCCTTAAATTTTCATCAATGTAGACAGAGAAATATCCAACTTCACAAGAATCTATAAAGTCAATATTAGTTTTAGTGAATCTCATTAACATAGGTA
It encodes:
- a CDS encoding DUF3843 family protein — encoded protein: MKKWKEAFVFINSHQGVEISYNFVEIIPDENNPFYKAEKLRDTFGDVIVSKHTSKELTHYFFDQYKEQLSGLSSEFDAVFAPNLDFLTRFWKHDIYFSETE
- a CDS encoding RDD family protein codes for the protein MNKQLRPSILKRAVALLIDYIVLGIFGFVLGLFFEDFFVSLGKYGTLIGTAIVIIYFSICQSKLGGGQSLGKMAISSKVTDLNGQYLSFNKSLLRAFILVFPIMNVELLASGKGMIVIMSLVSLLMLASIYLVIVNKSRRCLHDLLIPSVVINQSVSDFEIDERKDRSSLKLIPLGVLALLGLGMGFYQTFQSTNLSPLLAAKDKIEQEAGVIGVNKIQSSVTSHYMTDSPVNTYSSIEVLVRIDDMQEASDVDSKYFATFHDIIAEEVPEYKDVDLVLITLYYGYNIGIAHKTRHVTNRFTN
- a CDS encoding DNA polymerase III subunit gamma/tau: MENFIVSARKYRPSSFQTVVGQQSITTTLKNAIKNNHLAHAYLFCGPRGVGKTSCARIFAKTINCSNVSSDFEACNTCESCMAFNENRSYNIHELDAASNNSVDDIRTLIDQVRIPPQIGKYSVYIIDEVHMLSQQAFNAFLKTLEEPPAHAIFVLATTEKHKIIPTILSRCQIFDFSRIKVGDAVSHLKHIAETENISIAEEALNVIAQKADGAMRDALSIFDQIVSFSGKTITFENVIQNLNVLDYDYYFRMVDAFLEGKVTDVLILFNEIVEKGFDGHHFVAGLSSHIRDILVGKDAATLQLLEVSDSVKEKYTQQSQKCEVDFLYDALGILNECDIHYKSSQNQRLLIELTLIQLSQIIESKKKGASLKKNFRRLLKIRVEGRASAPKASGAKDKAPVHPQQEAQRTTPPASAQAQQRVSSSPGTSPSSISIKAAMSRGIASRPAASPKQELKSKESAATYSGSQNQPYTAKSVVEKLKEYTIIRGKSERIRLAVANCEAEIRKDGQLVVKVSNQIQEDDILAVKNEMVNYLKRELQNSTINFITEVIETATKKRLYTDTDKFKYLCEKNPVLEQLKQKFSLDFE
- a CDS encoding NADP-dependent isocitrate dehydrogenase, producing MATTSKIIYTKIDEAPALATYSLLPIIKAFVEASGIEVETKDISLAGRIIANFPENLTEDQKIPDNLSELGKLAKTPEANIIKLPNISASIPQLKAAIAELQAKGYNLPNYPEEAITEEDKALQARFAKVLGSAVNPVLREGNSDRRSAASVKKYAQNNPHRMGKWSADSKAHVAHMTEKDFYGSEKSVTMPKATDVRIEYVDNNGAVTVLKEKQALLEGEVIDSSVMNVKALRAFYAKEIEAAKEEGLLWSLHLKATMMKISDPVMFKHAVEVFYADAIEKHADTIKELGVNFNNGLGDLYNKIQNLPEAKRAEIEADIMAVYSTRPDIAMVDSDKGITNLHVPNNVIIDASMPVVVRDGGKMWNPAGELQDTKALIPDRCYATMYQVCFDDCKKNGAYDVATMGSVSNVGLMAQKAEEYGSHDKTFMAQGEGVIRVVEFDGTVVMEQAVEEGDIFRMCQVKDAPIQDWVKLAVNRAKATQTPAIFWLDENRAHDAQLISKVNTYLADHDTTGLDIRIMSPDDAIAFSLERIRKGEDTISVTGNVLRDYLTDLFPIIELGTSSKMLSIVPLMNGGGLFETGAGGSAPKHVQQFEKENHLRWDSLGEFLALGVSLEHLAQTTGNEDAQLFAETLDAGVTKFLAESKSPSRKVNELDNRGSHFYLAMYWAEALAAQTKNTELQTRFAKVAKELAENEAQIIEELNSVQGQPMNIGGYFMPCDKLANEAMRPSATLNKIINDLAAL
- a CDS encoding transposase, with the protein product MTEKYQNKYRIASARLPQWDYGWNAAYFVTICTHGREHYFGDIINGRMQLSEIGHLANKYWSEIPKHFPFVELDSFVVMPNHVHGIVIINKPNDERYVETQNFASLPSESRNKFGPQSKNLASIIRGFKIGVTKNARIINADFAWQSRYHDHIIRNDESLYRIRDYIKNNPSKWMKDKFYE